One window of Mus caroli chromosome 11, CAROLI_EIJ_v1.1, whole genome shotgun sequence genomic DNA carries:
- the Mgat1 gene encoding alpha-1,3-mannosyl-glycoprotein 2-beta-N-acetylglucosaminyltransferase, with product MLKKQTAGLVLWGAIIFVGWNALLLLFFWTRPAPGRLPSDSALGDDPASLTREVIHLAEDAEAELERQRGLLQQIKEHYALWRQRWRVPTVAPPAWPRVPVTPSPAQIPILVIACDRSTVRRCLDKLLHYRPSAERFPIIVSQDCGHEETAQVIASYGTAVTHIRQPDLSNIAVQPDHRKFQGYYKIARHYRWALGQIFNKFKFPAAVVVEDDLEVAPDFFEYFQATYPLLRTDPSLWCVSAWNDNGKEQMVDSSKPELLYRTDFFPGLGWLLLADLWAELEPKWPKAFWDDWMRRPEQRKGRACIRPEISRTMTFGRKGVSHGQFFDQHLKFIKLNQQFVPFTQLDLSYLQQEAYDRDFLAQVYGAPQLQVEKVRTNDRKELGEVRVQYTSRDSFKAFAKALGVMDDLKSGVPRAGYRGIVTFQFRGRRVHLAPPQTWTGYDPSWN from the coding sequence ATGCTGAAGAAGCAGACTGCAGGGCTTGTGCTTTGGGGTGCTATCATCTTTGTGGGCTGGAATGCcctgctgcttctcttcttctgGACACGCCCAGCACCTGGCAGGCTGCCCTCAGACAGTGCCCTTGGTGATGACCCTGCCAGCCTCACCCGTGAGGTCATCCACCTGGCCGAGGACGCTGAGGCGGAGTTGGAGCGGCAGCGGGGACTGTTGCAGCAAATCAAGGAGCATTATGCTttgtggaggcagaggtggagagtTCCCACTGTGGCCCCTCCAGCCTGGCCCCGTGTGCCTGTGACCCCCTCACCAGCGCAGATCCCCATCCTGGTCATTGCCTGTGACCGCAGCACTGTCCGGCGCTGCTTGGATAAGTTGTTACACTATCGGCCCTCAGCTGAGCGTTTCCCCATTATTGTCAGTCAGGACTGTGGGCATGAAGAGACAGCACAGGTCATTGCTTCCTATGGCACTGCAGTCACACACATCCGGCAGCCGGACCTGAGTAACATTGCCGTGCAGCCAGACCACCGCAAGTTCCAGGGTTACTACAAGATTGCCAGGCACTACCGCTGGGCACTAGGCCAGATCTTCAACAAGTTCAAGTTCCCGGCTGCTGTGGTAGTGGAGGATGATCTGGAGGTGGCACCAGACTTCTTTGAGTACTTCCAGGCCACCTACCCACTGCTGAGAACAGACCCCTCCCTTTGGTGTGTGTCTGCTTGGAATGACAATGGCAAGGAGCAGATGGTAGACTCAAGCAAACCTGAGCTGCTCTATCGAACAGACTTTTTTCCTGGCCTTGGATGGCTGCTGTTGGCTGATCTGTGGGCAGAGCTGGAGCCCAAGTGGCCCAAGGCCTTCTGGGACGACTGGATGCGCAGACCTGAGCAGCGGAAAGGACGGGCTTGTATTCGCCCAGAAATTTCAAGAACTATGACCTTTGGTCGCAAGGGTGTGAGCCATGGGCAGTTCTTTGACCAGCATCTTAAGTTCATCAAGCTGAACCAGCAGTTCGTCCCCTTCACCCAGTTGGACCTGTCGTACCTGCAGCAGGAGGCCTATGACCGGGACTTCCTCGCCCAGGTCTATGGTGCCCCCCAGCTACAGGTGGAGAAAGTGAGGACCAATGATCGGAAGGAACTGGGGGAGGTGCGGGTACAGTACACTAGCAGAGACAGCTTCAAGGCCTTTGCTAAGGCCCTGGGTGTCATGGATGACCTCAAGTCTGGTGTCCCCAGGGCTGGCTACCGTGGCATTGTCACTTTCCAGTTCCGGGGCCGGCGTGTGCACCTGGCACCCCCACAGACATGGACTGGCTATGATCCTAGCTGGAATTAG